From the genome of Desulfobaculum xiamenense, one region includes:
- a CDS encoding rhodanese-like domain-containing protein: MLKFKTLAVAGMIAALVLGLSANAFAFFGSDKFEAEVEKEQGAVKLLREVQRGGYDVMTTTELKAALEADKNILVIDTMPYKDSYAKGHVPGAAQFLFPIEDMNEWNAEATDGKTMADYEALLGPDKNRTIVVYCGFVKCTRSHNGAAWAKKLGYTNVYRYPGGIFAWKGAGFPEESVK; the protein is encoded by the coding sequence ATGCTGAAATTCAAGACCCTCGCCGTCGCGGGCATGATCGCCGCCCTCGTCCTCGGCCTGTCGGCCAACGCGTTCGCCTTCTTCGGCAGCGACAAGTTCGAAGCTGAAGTCGAAAAGGAACAGGGCGCGGTGAAACTGCTGCGCGAAGTCCAGCGCGGCGGCTACGACGTGATGACCACCACCGAACTCAAGGCGGCGCTCGAAGCCGACAAGAACATCCTCGTCATCGACACCATGCCCTACAAGGACAGCTACGCGAAGGGTCACGTGCCCGGCGCGGCCCAGTTCCTGTTCCCCATCGAGGACATGAACGAATGGAACGCCGAGGCCACCGACGGCAAGACCATGGCTGACTACGAGGCCCTGCTCGGCCCCGACAAGAACCGCACCATCGTGGTCTACTGCGGCTTCGTGAAGTGCACCCGCAGCCACAACGGCGCCGCGTGGGCCAAGAAGCTCGGCTACACCAACGTCTACCGCTACCCCGGTGGCATCTTCGCATGGAAGGGTGCTGGCTTCCCCGAAGAAAGCGTGAAGTAG
- a CDS encoding MauE/DoxX family redox-associated membrane protein, producing MRTNTTHPTGFARVILSPLLYRAARYTLAAIFVYAGIGKLADPAAFAQVIAGYGLLPGPLVPIVALLLPALEVAAGAGLVFDLRGSLASIGGMNLVFLFVLAYGMHLGLDVDCGCYGPGDPEGEAYHGLKEAFIRDMGLMALVIHAYWWRRVRGVRPLSIPAAIHILIHPREKA from the coding sequence ATGCGTACCAACACGACACACCCGACGGGATTTGCCCGCGTCATTCTTTCCCCGCTGCTGTACAGGGCTGCGCGCTACACGCTCGCGGCCATCTTCGTCTATGCGGGCATCGGAAAACTGGCCGACCCGGCGGCCTTTGCGCAGGTCATAGCCGGATACGGGCTTCTGCCCGGGCCACTGGTGCCAATTGTCGCACTGCTCCTGCCCGCCCTTGAGGTCGCGGCGGGCGCGGGCCTTGTCTTCGACCTGCGCGGTAGCCTCGCCTCCATCGGTGGCATGAATCTCGTTTTCCTATTCGTGCTCGCCTACGGGATGCACCTCGGTCTGGACGTCGATTGCGGCTGCTACGGACCGGGAGACCCCGAAGGCGAGGCCTATCACGGGCTCAAGGAAGCCTTCATCCGCGACATGGGCCTCATGGCCCTTGTCATCCATGCGTACTGGTGGCGCAGGGTTCGGGGCGTGCGTCCCCTGTCCATCCCTGCCGCCATTCACATTCTTATCCATCCAAGGGAGAAAGCCTGA